In Thermobaculum terrenum ATCC BAA-798, the DNA window TGAAGGGCAAAACACTACCCTGGTCGTAGTTGCTACAGACGCACCTCTATCTAAGGAACAAGCAAACAGGCTCGCCTCTATATCACATGATGGCCTAGCCAGAGTTATTCGTCCTGCGCATACACTGGTAGATGGAGACGTGGTTTTTGCCCTCTCTACGACTGCAGATAATCAGGTAGTTACCACAGATCAAATGATAGCTCTAGGTGTTGGAGCTATAAGAGCCGTAGAGCGGGCAATCCTGGACGCGGTAGCGGTAAAGGTAAATCATCGTTAGAGACTCGAATCGATCGCTCTCTGACGTAATCTTTCCTGATCCAAATAGTCCTGCAACAGGACCGCAGCAGCCTCAGCATCAATAGCAAGTTTCTTTCTACCCAACTTACCAAGCTTGCGTCGCGACTCTAATAGCCTTCTCTCAGCCTCTACCGAGGTCAAACGCTCATCTACAAGCTCAACTGGTAGCCCCGTAGCAGTCTCTATCTGCTTTGCCAGCTCCCTGGCGCGGACCGCCTCTTCACCCTCGTACCCCGACATGTGGAGAGGCAGTCCTACCACTATCTTCTCCACATTCTCATGCTCAGCTATGCGTCTGATCTCCTCCAGATCTCTATCGGAAGTAGTCCTGTGAATAACTTTATAGGCTGTGGCCAATAAACCCGTAGGATCGCTCAAGGCTATTCCTATTCTCTTCCTGCCAGGATCTATCCCCATAACAACCATAGTATCTCTTACTTACCTTCAAGCTGCCTTGCGAGCACCTCATCAACAGAGCCAAGAGCTTCCTCAAGCTTCTCAGGGAAACGACCTCCAGCCTCGGCTCTATCGGGTCTCCCACCTCCGCCTCCACCAACAAGAGCAGATATCTCCTTGACGAGCTTGCCAGCATGCACACCCTTCTGGACTAGGTCCGGGGTGACTACAGCCACTATACTAGGCTTGCCCTGAAGGACAGAGCCTACCACTACCACTCCGGATCTTAGTCGATCTCTAAGTCTATCAGCAAGGTCGGACATGGCTTCCCGGCTATCGAGGCTCGTCTGAGCCACCAACAGCTTAGTGCCATCGACCTGACGAACGTTGCGCAGCATCTGATCTATCTCACCAGCAGCAAGCTGTCTCCTAAGCTGTTCTATCTGTCTCTCCTGCTCTCTAAGTCTTTCTTGGAGCAGAGCAACCTGCCTCTCTATCTCAGAAGTGGGAACTTTTAGCTTAGCTCCTAAGCGCTCGAGCAGCTCCATCCTCTCTCGAGCGTACTTGATTGCTCCTCTACCAGTAACAGCCTCAACTCTTCTTACTCCACTAGCTATGCTCCCCTCACTGGTGATATATATAGGACCTATCTCGCCAGTATGATGCACATGCGTGCCACCACAAAGCTCGCTACCATAATCCTCTATACTTACAACCCTCACTATATCTCCGTATTTCTCTCCGAACAGAGCCATAGCTCCAGAAGCTATCGCTTCAGTGTAAGGCTTCTCCTGTGCATAGACTTTTCTGTCATCCTGGCTAACGTCATTGATTATTCTCTCGATTTCGAAGAACTCCTCATCTGATAGCTGCGAAGGGTGTGTAAAGTCAAATCGCAACCTATCTGGAGCTACTAGCGAACCAGCCTGGCGAGCGTGAGGACCTAGCACATCCCTCAAAGTCTTGTGCAGGATATGCGTCGCGGTGTGGTTTCTCATGATATCCTGGCGCCGTCTGGCATCTACCACTAGATCAACATTCTGCCCCACACTGATGGAGCCATGTAGTACTCTACCCCTATGCAGGATATAGCCATTGACAGGTCTTTGAGTATCCAATACATGGAAATCACCCTCCGGACCTGTTATAACGCCAGTATCTCCCACTTGACCACCAGCTTCGGCATAAAAAGGTGTCCTGTCGAGGAGTATCTCAGCTTCTTGTCCATGTTCGACCTTATCGACAAGCTCACCCTCTCGGATAATGGCCATGACCCTGCCGGTATCCTCTAGGGTGGTATAGCCGGTAAATTGAGTGGGTTCACCGCTCAGCGCAGCATAGGCAGCGGGCATCTTTGCAGTGAAGGTACTTGCAGCTCGACTCTGAGCTCGCTGCCTCTCCATGGCACGTTTGAATCCCTCGGTATCAACCGAGAAACCACGATCCCTGGCAAGTTCCAGAGTAAGGTCCAGTGGGAAACCATATGTGTCATAAAGACGAAATGCATCCTCTCCGGGAATCTCCTTCTGGCCACTTGCCGACAGCTTGTCGATCAAATCATCAAGCTGAGCCACTCCCCTGGCCAAGGTCCTGGAGAAATGCTCTTCTTCTGCCCTTGTAACCTTATCAATGAAACTCCATTGGTCCTCGAGCTCAGTATAATGATGACCCATTATGTCGACTACTACTCTGGCAGTGTCGCTAAGGAAATGTCCTTCGATGCCAATTCGCCTACCAAAACGTATTGCCCTTCTGATAATCCTTCGCAGGACATAGGACCTCCCCTCATTACCCGGGGTAACTCCATCTGCTATCAAAAACGCAAGAGATCTACTATGATCGGCAATAACTCTATAAGCAACTATCTCTCTTCGGCGATCCTCATCGCTGTGCCCAGCTATTCGCTGGACCTCATCCATAATAGGTACAAAGAGGTCGGTCTCGAATATAGAGTCAACACCTTGCATGATTGCCGAGGTGCGTTCCAAGCCCAGTCCTGTATCTATATTCTTCTTGGGCAGTGGAGTCCTGTTCCCTGACTCATCCTGGTAGTACTGCATAAAGACCAGGTTCCAAAACTCCCAAAACCTTCCACAATCATGCGCAGGAGTACAGTTTGGATCTCCGCATCCCTTTTCCGGGCCACGATCATAGAATATCTCAGAATTCGGTCCACACGGACCAACATCCGCCATCTGCCAGAAATTATCCTCATCTCCCATCCGTATTATTCTGCTCTCAGGGAGACCGGCTACCTCCTGCCATAAGGACGCGGCTTCATCATCTGTGTAATGCACCGTGGCCCACAGCCTGGAAGGTTCAAGACCCAGCACCTGAGTAACAAATTCCCAAGCGTAACCAATAGCCTCACGCTTGAAGTAGTCTCCAAAACTAAAGTTGCCCAGCATCTCAAAAAAAGTCAGATGCCTGGCACTGGGACCAACATTCTCCAGGTCATTATGCTTGCCACCCGCCCGCATACATTTTTGGGCTGTGGTCGCTCTGGTATAAGATCGAGACTCCCTGCCTAAAAAGACATCCTTAAATTGCACCATTCCAGAGTTGGTAAACAGCAAGGTGGGGTCTTTGGCCGGAACTAGCGAAGAGCTAGGTACGACAGTGTGGCCACGAGCCTCAAAGAATTCAAGAAACTTGGATCTAATTTCGCTACTCTTCATCCTTTTTGGAATCCTCTCAAACAAACCCCTATTGTAATCCCTGTATAAGTATGGCAGAAATAATGCAAATCGATAGGCTTACGTAAACTGTAACTCAATCCTGTAATCAACACTGGTAATATGGACTTGGAAATAGCACAAAGCATACTTACAATAGGCTCTAAAATTATAGAGCAATAAGACATGTTATTATATGATTTGTTCTAACGGTTTAAAAATTGCTGGTCTCGTGTAATACTTAGAGTACATGCTAACATTGACGTGTATAAAAGTTAGGAATATACTTGTCCGGCACTTGTTGCACGGTGCATATTAGGAGCGAGCTTTGGCCAAAATGGAAACACGTACAGAAAACAAAGAGCAACTCCTCGAGCTATATCGTAAGATGCTCCTCATACGACACTTCGAGGAAAGAGCTGCCCAACTCTATACACAAGCCTATATAGGTGGCTACTGCCATCTCAATGTGGGAGAAGAGGCTACAGTAGTTGGCGCTCTAACCTCAATAAGAGAAGATGATTACGTCTTCACTTATTACCGAGAGCACGGACATGCATTGACTCTTGGTAGCGATCCCAAGGCAGTCATGGCTGAGCTATGTGGTAAGGTT includes these proteins:
- the ruvX gene encoding Holliday junction resolvase RuvX — protein: MGIDPGRKRIGIALSDPTGLLATAYKVIHRTTSDRDLEEIRRIAEHENVEKIVVGLPLHMSGYEGEEAVRARELAKQIETATGLPVELVDERLTSVEAERRLLESRRKLGKLGRKKLAIDAEAAAVLLQDYLDQERLRQRAIDSSL
- the alaS gene encoding alanine--tRNA ligase, which produces MKSSEIRSKFLEFFEARGHTVVPSSSLVPAKDPTLLFTNSGMVQFKDVFLGRESRSYTRATTAQKCMRAGGKHNDLENVGPSARHLTFFEMLGNFSFGDYFKREAIGYAWEFVTQVLGLEPSRLWATVHYTDDEAASLWQEVAGLPESRIIRMGDEDNFWQMADVGPCGPNSEIFYDRGPEKGCGDPNCTPAHDCGRFWEFWNLVFMQYYQDESGNRTPLPKKNIDTGLGLERTSAIMQGVDSIFETDLFVPIMDEVQRIAGHSDEDRRREIVAYRVIADHSRSLAFLIADGVTPGNEGRSYVLRRIIRRAIRFGRRIGIEGHFLSDTARVVVDIMGHHYTELEDQWSFIDKVTRAEEEHFSRTLARGVAQLDDLIDKLSASGQKEIPGEDAFRLYDTYGFPLDLTLELARDRGFSVDTEGFKRAMERQRAQSRAASTFTAKMPAAYAALSGEPTQFTGYTTLEDTGRVMAIIREGELVDKVEHGQEAEILLDRTPFYAEAGGQVGDTGVITGPEGDFHVLDTQRPVNGYILHRGRVLHGSISVGQNVDLVVDARRRQDIMRNHTATHILHKTLRDVLGPHARQAGSLVAPDRLRFDFTHPSQLSDEEFFEIERIINDVSQDDRKVYAQEKPYTEAIASGAMALFGEKYGDIVRVVSIEDYGSELCGGTHVHHTGEIGPIYITSEGSIASGVRRVEAVTGRGAIKYARERMELLERLGAKLKVPTSEIERQVALLQERLREQERQIEQLRRQLAAGEIDQMLRNVRQVDGTKLLVAQTSLDSREAMSDLADRLRDRLRSGVVVVGSVLQGKPSIVAVVTPDLVQKGVHAGKLVKEISALVGGGGGGRPDRAEAGGRFPEKLEEALGSVDEVLARQLEGK